The nucleotide window GTGTAACCTGAATGGAATTCCATATCCATCATTTATATATAATTTCTAAATATCAAAATAGTACAGATAGTAGTGTAGAATGCAGATAGAATATGTAGGAAACTATCATAAAGACATATCTGTTAGTTTTAAGCCAGGTATTTGCCACAAATGGGTCAAACCTTGGGCAGCATGTTGTTGTGGCTTAGGTAAAACTGTATTTCCTGAAGTGTATGGTATGTGGCTGCCGCTGGTCTACCTTGCTGGCCGATCCTTGTTATGAAAACAAATGTATGAGGCTCATTTGCCACCTCAGATAATGTCTCAGTTATAAACACCACATGATCCAGAACAGATCAAATTACATTAATATACTAAAGTGGTTGTGTGCAGACTGTCCGTATGTTCTATATATTTCAGAATTCCCAACAAGGGAATGTCATACATTGCTAGGCAATTGCTATCACACACAACTTATTAAGATGGTAAGTAGCCAAGTTGGATACTAGATCATGTTACAACATTTCAAGTTACAATATTCTTTaaatcttaaaaaaacaaaacattaaaaGTTCACTAATCAGATGCTGCCTTTCTGCCCATTGAAGTCAATAATTAGCAAGTTAGGGAAGGTCACACTGAAGGACAGATTACACATTTATTCTGACAAGAGGATACAATGATTGTATAATAACAATTACAATACAGTGCAATCTTTTTATTGTACAGTATAGTTCATAAATTATACCTACATTCCCTGCCCAATTAAGTTATATATTAGGAGGTTTCTTGACATTTCATCAACTACTTTAAACAGAGAAAATCATTGGAATTTATGACAACTGGATACAACATTAATGTTCTATATGTTTAATAACATCAATTTAAGGTTTGAAAAAACGTGTTTAAATTACACAAATATGTTCTCTGGTATGTTTGTGGTTTTTGTATTTGTTGTATTTCTATTAAATCCTCATTTAAATTGATAAAAGGCTGGACAGTACCATAAATATTATTAGTCGTTTTAATTTAATCTGATACCAATTTAGTGTTTGATGATTGTGGCTGAAATATGGAACCGACGACAATCGTCCGAAATGCCCTCCTGAACCAACTGTAGAAGAAAGCATACACAATGGGATTGAGAAATGAGTTTGAGAATCCAATGGAAGACGTTACTATCATCAAACGAGGAATATTAGAGTCTATGATATAAGGAGCGGAAACATtgcaaagaaaaaaaggagTCCAGCAACATAAAAATACTCCCATAACGATAGCCAGGGTTCTGAAGGCCTTTCTCTCTGACTTGCTGGCCACAGCTCCAGAGTTCTGGTTCTGGAAGGTGGTGCTCTGGATGCTGCGAGCCTGTCTCTGGGCCACCAGGAAGATCTTGAGGTAAATGCAGAGCATGATGAGTgcagggaggtagaaggagagagaggaggagacagcgcTAGAGGTGGCAGTCTGGTATGCCACACCACAGCCACCCTCACAGACCACATGCTCGTAGTAGAACTCCTCTTCACCCAGGATGTTGAGCTGCAGGAATATTGTCCCAAAGCCCACTAGAGCAGACACTCCCCAACTCACCATTACCATGACCATAGTTGACTGAATAGTGATGGTCCTTGCGTATCGGAGAGGACGACACACTGCGTAGTAGCGGTCAATAGAAATGAAACAGAGATTAATGATTGAAGCCGTGACCAAAGTCATGGCCAGGCTGGAGTGGATCTTACAGAAGATGTCTCCCATGTACCAACAGTTCTCCACAGTGACCACCATGCTGGGAGGGAGGACTAGAACCCCCAGTAGCAGGTCAGCTACAGCCagagacaggatgaggaagTTGGTGGGAGTGTGGAGCTGCTGGAAGACACCTGAGTCAGACACTGTGAAACTATGTACAGTACTCTTGATGTACTCAATTTAAGCATCCAGTATAATAACACTAAGTAATAATAGTGCAAACTTAGAATCAAGCTTACCTGCCTTAAATCAGGCTTGAGATTTAGGATAAGCGTGATTTGATTCACCTAATACAATTACATCAATGTAACAGTCTGAAATGTAGCGTAAACCAAACATACCTGTTTGAAGTGGAGGATGGAGATGATAACCAGCATGTTTCCAGCCACAGTGAGCAAAATGATGGAACCAAAGATGATGTATACAACCCCTTTTACAGCAGGAGATAAGACGTATGTCATGACACAGGACTTGTTGACATGCTCATAACACAGATGGATGGAGTCCACCATGTGAGAGCTGTTGATACTAAGACCTGGCTCCATACTGCAGAAACCTGTAGGAACAATTAGAGAAGCCGGGGAAAGGTGTGGGGAGGAAGGAAAAAgcaaggaagaaagagaagacaTACTTATTATGAATAAATAACATAAAAcaagctttcaaaagagaattACTTTGAGATGTTATCAATTCAATCTATTTCAAGAGACTATCtttcaaatacaaaacaaataaaataatactTGTTCATGTTGTGTTCCCTCCTTGTTGGTCAtgtaggtggtggtggtgtatcTATGGTTGCCTGACACCTCTATCTGCTGCCACCATCTGCATTGTCTGAAGTTGAGATTCATCCTTATGTACCCAGCCTGTGACCATTTCTGGTCATTCTCATACATATGCACAATTACGCCTATGACCTCATCATGATAGTGGGAATCGTCTACTATTGCCCAACCAGATATGGACAACTGTATGGTGTTTGGTTTGCTTTAGCACCAGTTAAAAAAACCCACATAACATGCTGTTCATCATACTAAGGGCAATTATTCTGTACTGACAACGCACAAAGTTAAAAAAGCTTTAATTCTTTAAgaaatgctagctagctaattaacATCCGGACAAAATAAATTGTATACTTTACTTTCAGTATGTATCAGTTAATTTTATTATGTTTGCGAATTATTGTGTTTACTACTGCAAAAACTCTTCCTGTGGTATGCAAATGTTGACAAACTCCAACTAAGGAATCACCCCAAAAAATAACTAACATTTTTATAACTTAACACATacacttgtgtgtatgtgtatcagtgtgtcacTGAATCAAGTAATTGTAATCTTACCTAAATCTTAATCACCATCTTTATCACGggcacaggcactgcactatccaTAATTCCAtgaatctctgtgtgtgactgtgtgtcaatGAATCAACTAACTAACATCTCAATCGTCGGCTACATCCCGGGCATAGGCACTGGACTAGTCATactataatgccaggaatctcagtgtgtatgtctgtctttctgtgactTTATTATCTTGCCAACCAGGCATTGTATGaaattgatatttgatatttgAGATTAATTTTCTGTTTCAATTTTTAATGGCATGTTAATGAGATCATTCAAATATTCTCAAATAGTGTTGAGCTATTTTatatatgtttctctctctttcgtatGGTTTCCGTTAACATTGTTGGTCTATTGTCTTTGTATTTTCCCCCTCCATGCCACCCCTTTGTTATATGTTGGTGTCTCTGCCTATTGATGTCATATATTTCCATCCGCATACATTTTCTTCTGGAAAGGAAGGATCAGGATGTGGCATCTTGATTTCAGTTGGATAAATCACATTGTCATCATCATCCACACCTCCAACCAACTCTTTCTCAATTGACAACACTGCCAGACAGGGCAGGATTTAGGGGGGTGGGCGCCCCTAGGCTTGAGTTATTTTTGGGCCCTACCTTctatacatgactttaaatagaacaaaatgatacatacacaagctGTGTATGTTCTGGATAAATTGAGAATACAATAGAGATCACAattctgaacaaacaactaaacaaaataacattatttatgTTAATTTCTgaagtctatttaaaatgttaaaataatCTGAATTATAAAAAAAACGTGGTTTGAATGAATGATTCAATTACTCACTCAAATGCTTCATTTGTTTCATGGACGAATCAGCATTTTTGAACGAATCTCCTGAATGAACGATTCAATGACAAATATTTTAAGTCATTATATCTGGTGaatgtctgggtgaatactcgattctgattggctgcaggggtgtccattatcagaTGATAATGTAAACCTACTAAGTAGTtccagcaaaactgtcttttcaccaTTCGAAATTATTGCGTTGGCTACATAGTATGAGCAAAGAACTATACTCTttggtatgagcctgtacaaagtgtatGAAATAACTagctaaccataacaacagggccGCAGTCAAAGCCTTCGTTTACAATTTTgtagactttaacaagctaacatgtaattacaacaatgagtgacttaaatatttattttaacctatttggaaaatgttacctttctgaatttactgtgtcagtgtcacgtaaccgctaatctcacatcccattcgctattcacctcgctagtcaattcagacaggctgcggccaacacgacaTGCCGATTATTTTGTTCGTAAAAATCTTGAtatgatttggggacaatgacatggctggatagctggctagtattgttgttaaacattctgtcaaattataattactgtttggagaatatgtcaactttgatgcggtcatctcacatccattttctattcaactcgcttcacaggctgcggccgtactgtagcctagtaggctactagtatatggccgatagTTCGTAACTATGTGTTTTTATGTTGCTGcctgtcttggccaggtctcccttGAAAAAGAGAATTGTAATCTCAATGGGACtctcctggttaaataaaggttaaataaatcaaataaaaatataaGAAGCCAATGTAAACAGTCTCCTGCATCACAATATTTAGGGTtgttccctcacacacattgtTTTCAAGTTAGTGTGGTATATGTTGTGTGTTAACATTGCTTTGGCAGTTTTCCATATCTTATTATGCAACGGTATAATTAGCAATCATTATTGTAATTCTAGATGATGACATCAGCATCATTACAATCATCAAGGATTGTCATAAGGATGAACCTCATCTCCAGTCAGTTCAGATGGTGACAGCAGACAAAGGCATCAGGTATCCATGCACACACCTACCACCACCTCAATGTTAAAACTGTTTTGTTCTTGTACTTAACAACAATCTCTTTCAGTTCTTTAACGATCAGTGTTATACCATACTGTGTTCACAATAAGATGTAAACTCTTGTCTAATTTTCCACCCTTTCTTCCTTTCTACTCTGCAGATTCCAGCAGCATGGAGCCAGGTCCAGGTATCAACAGCTCTGACAAGGTGGACTCCATGCATCTGTGTTATGAGCATGTCAATGGGTCCTGTGTCAGAGACCTTGTTTTCTCCCCATGTTTAAGAGGGATCCTCTACCTCCTTGTCAGCTCCATAGTTGTGCTCACCGTGGCTGGAAACATGCTGGTTATCGTCTCCATCCTCCACTTTAAACAGGTACAcagttatatttgatttatggcTCATTACTGACTGTTGAAGACTTTTGCGATGGTGAACCAAATTAAGCTCACCATAAGATCGCATAGACCTTAATTGGCCATTTaatgaaaatgtaaatataacctTGTGAATCAAATCAAGTGTACACTCTGAACTCCGGTGTTTAAAGTAATAAATTGGATTATGTGAACAAAACTTTCAATGTGTTCAACAACATATTGAATAAAATATTAGTTTATGAAACTTAAAACTTTTGATTGAATTAAACCATTTTTGCAGTTCACAGTAGGAATCTTTTTGGACAAAATAAAACCTGTTTGGTCTAACTTGTCAGTAGCAAATATCTGAAATGTGGTTTTGTGGGGCGGGGGTTTGGTGAAGATGGTGTTGTGTTTGATCTGCTCTGTTGTGTTCTGATATTGATATTACTGTGTAATCAGTGTGTCAGTATTATTAGTACTCAGGAGTTGCCTGGCATGCCGGCACATCCAGTTTCCGTTTATTTAAGTACTAtccatttaaaataaaaaaaatctgattttgGTGAACTTCAAACATTAAGGTAATTGTTAACATTTTTAGGTTTACTCTGCTTCTCAATTATGTCATTTTACTGTATCTGACACAGTTGTCTCTCCCTGCAGCTCCACACCCCAACAAACTTCCTCATCCTGTCCCTGGCTGTAGCTGACCTGCTGTTAGGGGTTCTAGTCCTCCCTTTCAGCATGGTGTACATCATAGAGAACTGCTGGTACCTGGGGCACCTCTTCTGTAAGATCCACTCCAGCATTGACATCACTCTAGTCACCGCATCCATCATCAACCTAAGTTTCATCTCTATTGACCGCTACTACGCAGTGTGTCATCCTCTACGCTACACGAGGACCATCACTGTTCAGACAGCTCTAATTATGATATTGGTTATCTGGGGAGTGTCTGTTTTTGTGGGTTTTGGGATAATCTTCCTGCATCTAAACATCCTGGGTGAAGAGGAGTTCTACTATGAGCATATGgtctgtgaggggggctgtgtgttatACCAGACAGCCACCTCTAgctccgtctcctcctctctctccttctacctccctgcACTCATCATGCTCTGCATCTACCTCAAGATCTTCCTGGTGGCCCAGAGACAGGCTCGCAGCATCCAGAGCACCACCTTCCAGAACCAGAACTCTGGAGCTGTGGCCAGCAAGTCAGAGAGAAAGGCCTTCAGAACCCTGGCTATCGTTATGGGAGTCTTCCTGTGTTGCTGGActcctttttttctttgcaATGTCTTCAGTCCTCTTCTTGGAGACTCTAGCCCCTCTCTTCTTATGGGCACGACGATAATTGGCTATTCAAACTCTTCTCTCAATCCTATAGTGTATGCCTTCTTTTACAGTTGGTTCAGGAGAGCATTTAAGATGATTGCTTTCGGTTCGATATTTAAGACAGAATCATCAAACACTAAATTGGTCTTGGAGTGAATTTGATCAGGATTGTCATATCAATCTTTTTGTTCATATCTTTCCTAATATGAGATGTCTTCCCTTTCATTTATCCCAACCCAATGTATGAAATTAAATGTAAGTACATATGATCATAAACATTTAGTTACatgtcatactgtatatatatatatatatatatatatatatatatatatatattgtatgaTGAATACACAATGATGAATCAAACACCTCTCACTGTTCTCCACCACATCTTAGCACTCCGAGGAGGTAAATCACCTCAGTCTTACTTCATTAAAGGGAAGCAGTGATAGTCCTGGGCATTCATGAACGTGCAGGTGTCATACGAAAGACCAAATAACTGATGTTCTTTAGTCACAAGCACTCAGAACCCTTTATGTCGGATGACCCTAATTTTCTAATCCACATAGACATTCACCAGATGTCATGTCAACTGAGATAATGATTTGTATGCACTTGACACCTCTATGGATCCAAAGTTTTAATCCAGCCCAATCATTTACTTGATTTTTAAAATAATTATTATGTAAACTAATTGATAGGCAGGCCTGTTTTCGAAATATCTAAATCATATCAATCTAAATCATATCAATATCTCAATATCTAAGCCAGGATCGTCAAACACTAAATTGGTCTTCGAGTGAATTTTCAGGATTGATCATATCCCTCTTCTTGTTCATATCTTTCCTAATATGAGATGTCTTCCCTGTCATTTATCCCAACCCAATGTTTGAAATTAAATGTAAGTATatcaaaaacatttatttacatgtctgtatgtatatgtgtattatatatgtatattgcATGATGAATACACAGTGATGAACCAAACCTCCCTCACTGTTCTCCATCACCTCCTAGCACTCCAAGGAGGTAAATTACCTCAGTCTTTTTCAATAAAAGTAAGAGCAGATGTCATCAATATTACAGTAAAAGCTTGAAGTTGATTTTcttaaaataaatgaaaaaaaagaagatacaTTTCTGTGCATTCTTGAGTGTGCAAGCATCACACAGAATACCAAATAACTTTCTTTCTCACGTCACAAGCACTATTGATTATAGAGGACAGCAAAGAACTCAGAGAACTGGATTAGGAGCTTCCTGAACCACTTCACCAGTCCTGTATAGGACCTCACATTCACCTGGGCTCTTAGTTTAGGAATAGGTAGAGTTCAACTGTACTGTACGAATATTTGAAATGTGCAAATCAAAAGGTCCAAGGTTCAAAGGTTAGGTTcatgtcactttggatgaaagtaTCTGACAAATTACTGTAATACATTGCAAGGAAGGAGTGAAATGTCGCCCCCCACAGACAAAAAGTCATAACTGAAACATGGAAAATTGAGTTTCAAAAGATGTcagatggagtcagatggctgagcggtgagggaatcgggctagtaatccgaaggttgccagttcgattcccggtcatgccaactgacgttgtgtccttgggcgaggcacttcaccctacttgccccgggggaatgtccctgtacttactgtaagtcgctctggataagagcgtctgctaaatgactaaatgtcaattcAAAGTGGCATTAggtgaaaaagatttgtgtcgcCCTTGCTTAGGTAATGTTTAAAACAACAACCACTTGACCACCCTACTCTTTCCTAGATGAACCCATTATTAATTTGTATGTAATCAACTGTATGTTTTGCTAAGAATAATATGCATGTGGAAAAAAGCAGGTGTCCAACATTAATGCTCCTCCCTTttactgcatgcacacacatgcatatgcattAACAGATTACGCATGCAACTTCTCAGAGCTGTTGTGACTGGAGGGTAACACAGCAGAGGGGTGTAACTCGAGGAATATCAAGGACATAAATGTAATTGTTTGTCTTCACTCTTGACTCATTTTCTCTTTAGATCCATTTACGGATCTTCCTGATCTTACTGTCTCATATGAGTGTATTGTAtggcttttgttttaaagtttacATTGAGAGGATTGAAAAACGACTAGAAAtgcaacatttacatttctgCATAGTTCAGAAATATGTTTTGTTGTATATGTAGTTAATGTTTTTAGTCATGGCAAGTCCTGAAGACCAGTGGTGCTACCCAACCTCTAACTTATCCTGCCCCAGATTAGTGTTCAGTTCTGGGGCTCAGggtcaggatcgggtcgctgctttttgcggataatgtggtcctgttggcttcatcgggccgtgacctccagctctcactggagcggttcgcaaccgaatgcgaagcggctgggatgggaatcagcacctccaaatctgaggccatggttatcgaccggaaaaaggtggagtgcaatctccgggtcggggaggagatcttgtcccaagcggaggagttcaagtatctcggggtcttgttcacgagtgagggaaggatggagcgcgagatcgacaggcggatcggtgcggtgtccgcagtgatgcgggctctgcatcggtccgttgtggtgaagaaggagctgagtcgaaaggcgaagctctctatttaccagtcgatctacgttcctaccctcacctatggtcacgaactgtgggtagtgaccgaaagaacgagatcgcgaatacaagcggccaaaatgagttttctccgcagggtgtccgggctctcccttagagatagggtgagatagctcggtcatccgggaggggctcagagtagaaccgctgctccttcgcgtcgagaggggccagttgaggtggctcgggcatctgataaggatgcctcctggacgcctccctggtgaggtgttctgggcacgtcccactgggaagaggccccggggaagacccaggacacgcgggagggactatgtctctcggctggcctgggaacgcctcggggtcccccaggaagagctggtggaagtggccggggagaggaaagtctgggcctccctgcttaggatgctgcccccgcgacccgacccccggacaagcggaagatgatggatggatggatggatggcctCACTCAGTTCTCTCTCACCACCTTTAAAGTTGGTGCCCTAGTCTGAATAAAGTTTGGCAGGGGTTCCCCTCCTAGCTATAAACCTACGCAGGGCCATTAGAAAGGAGGTAGTGTCAATTGAGGTCAGGACGTCCAGGTGTACAGCCCTGACAGTGAgtcatttaaatattattcccctcctcttttctgtGCGCTGCCCCACTTTGACCACAAACGGCCCGAAGCAGTCAACGCCTGTTGAATGGAAAACTGGCTTAAAGAGACGGAGGCAGGCCACAGGTAAGTCAGCCATTCTGGGTACTGTTGGCTTAGCTTTCCAACTGCGGCATTCTGCACAATTTCTTTGGAAGCGACGGactgcctctcttcctcgcaAGATCCAGTACATGCATCGGATTTCAGCAAAGACACGTTCTGGTCCTGGGTGCCTCAGACGGCTGTCAAATTCCTCTATTAGGAGGCTGGTCACTGGATGTGAGGGATCCAGGACCACAGGGTGTAGGCTGGTGTAGATCAGATCTTCTGACCGGCGGGGGAGACGACCACCGACCCTGATGAGCTCTCCAGTGTCGTCCAGTTCTGGGGACAGGTTCAGGAGGCGGCTGCTGCGTTGAACGGGTTTCCCTGCTTTAAGGAGATGGAGTTCTTCAGGGAAGATGTCACACTGAGCCCTGCTAAGGAGAAGTCTCTCAGCCTGGCGGTAATCCTCTGCATTAGCGCAGCTCTCCTCTGTAGCCGCCCCATGTGGCTCCTGGACAGTGGCTTGTAGCAGTTCCTGCCATGTGCTGTGTTGGTGTAGGTCTGAGTCTGACTGATTTATGGCTACTGATGACACACCACAGAAAGTTAAATTGCGCAACTCAGTAGCGTCTGTAGGATCTCCCACTGCACTGGTAGGATCGTCAGGCCACTGATTAGGATCCCTAAGCAGAAAGGGGGGCCCTTGACTCCATCTGTTGGGTCTTACCAAGTCCTGAAGAACTTTGCCACGAGTGATATTGTCGACTGGGTTCTGTGCCGAGTCGACATATCGCCATGTGTGCTGGTCAGTCAGTTCTTGAATCTCAGCTACACGAGTGCCAACGAAGACCTTGAAACGGCAAGATTCCGATCGCAGCCAGGTCAGCACCGTTGTAGAGCCTGTCCACATGACTGTCTTCTTAATCTCCAGAGTGAGCTCATCACTAAGGAGTTTGGAGAGCTGGGCTCCTGTGAGTGCACCACACAGCTCCAGCCGGGGCATTGAGTGCAAACGTCTCGAAGCTACCCTGGATCGGGCCAAAACGAAGGCCAGGTGTGCGGTGCCGTCATTGTCCACCATCGTAAGATCTTAAGATCTTAAGTAAACTAAATATATATAActaaatatgaatatatataacaaaatattggtgttaacttttttttttttttcaaaaatgtcCCATTCTACCCGGCAGAGGCTGATTTACCAAGGGATCCTTTAATTAATACCATAAATAAACAATTCACTCATCAAACAAGACATTAAATGTATACATGTTAAGCGTAttagtgtacttatttatttaattgggtgtgctcaagccttcggcgagagcacaacctttgttctctcacatatatattattattattattatttttgcccccctaaaactcagtcaatatttggcctacatagacaaagtaggtgtcaaaagtttcgtcttggtagcgattgagttgcttctattggaatttacgttccgttgcatggtttaggctgaagttaagtttttgtggcgaaaagtgaagctaacggtggcttatttgctagccacagtcactgacgttactaacgtcactacgtcactaacgtcacgaaaacacgcgtgactacctttggcagaacattcgtttcgcatctgttaacttgggggatagctaggctaactatagctttactgcaaggcagctgtagaaacgccacaagcaaagaggccagggtgataactatttactcattttactttgtgatatgacacacaattgtgatgtgtaatgtacaatataagatgatattattaaggaagtacatctactttcggaaacagtagtctactatttcactgaagtattagcatcatgacgttagcctgtgttgcccgggcaacacatactacagtggtctatgatgtatctatTTTCAaccgttaaaataaacattcctcacatatacattttcgttgtaggatttattatgacattagattacaagtaaacgatttgtgggtgaaattatcattacctgtggtttcaatccagtgtatcagtgcaacgctgtagcctacgcgagacactacaaaaacatctacacagctgtaggaagtcaaacggcgacagaacatgttcggcactccccttacttaaatcaaaagtctatataactactaacctgaacttcattgccacagactaaactttgtcaatctgttcatgaaaataattaatttcagcctaaaccgtacaacggaacgttaaatccaattcaaccaacgcaatcgctaccgagacgaacacagcagtaacgctagtctagtactgtaccgtagtagtacaatttaccggggcagcttctccacacagggctatatcgcattttgcgttgttactgacaatgatcgctaccagtgagctttttatgaatgagcgattttccactaaatacatgtcaagcttatttacgttttggggtgcatattttcagttagcagatggtactgtttgaatcgcgattccatcttctactgccggtaacgtcgtagaataatcttcaaagggggtcctttattaatgaatgaatgcaatgagtaggctaaatgcatgaaaatatcacgagaagggaaaaacttaaaaggacgtttaagtcatagagattaggtcaatttgtacaccggtctgccaaatttattcgttttgattcaacgatgaggctgcctcttgcaggggaaatgagaagacatccatttcattctacacttcactcgtattttcagttgtaaatgagcagcaaaaaaaaatgcttttaaatctatgtaatctttataaatgataagtatgcatttttatataaaatacagaaatatcagttgtaaaaatgtcattaaaaaacggacccctgtgcaaccgacgcaagcaagcacaccctacaatttcccctgaaattgtaccctctctagttacatatGTTATTAATATACTTAGTTTTGGACCTTAAAACCTCCATAGTCTCTAAGTGGCACTGCATTGCACGTCTTGATCCCGTCGTATTTAAAAATGACAAACCACTGAGGCCCACTCAATACCTCTTAAATTAATGCTTCCAATTGTAGACTACTATGTCGTAGGCGTTAGGCCCTTTTCACAGCCAAGTGCATCTAGACATTAGAAAACAGGAAAGGCAGGAATAG belongs to Osmerus eperlanus chromosome 8, fOsmEpe2.1, whole genome shotgun sequence and includes:
- the LOC134024962 gene encoding trace amine-associated receptor 1-like; this encodes MEPGLSINSSHMVDSIHLCYEHVNKSCVMTYVLSPAVKGVVYIIFGSIILLTVAGNMLVIISILHFKQLHTPTNFLILSLAVADLLLGVLVLPPSMVVTVENCWYMGDIFCKIHSSLAMTLVTASIINLCFISIDRYYAVCRPLRYARTITIQSTMVMVMVSWGVSALVGFGTIFLQLNILGEEEFYYEHVVCEGGCGVAYQTATSSAVSSSLSFYLPALIMLCIYLKIFLVAQRQARSIQSTTFQNQNSGAVASKSERKAFRTLAIVMGVFLCCWTPFFLCNVSAPYIIDSNIPRLMIVTSSIGFSNSFLNPIVYAFFYSWFRRAFRTIVVGSIFQPQSSNTKLVSD
- the LOC134025196 gene encoding trace amine-associated receptor 1-like, yielding MVTADKGIRGILYLLVSSIVVLTVAGNMLVIVSILHFKQLHTPTNFLILSLAVADLLLGVLVLPFSMVYIIENCWYLGHLFYRYYAVCHPLRYTRTITVQTALIMILVIWGVSVFVGFGIIFLHLNILGEEEFYYEHMVCEGGCVLYQTATSSSVSSSLSFYLPALIMLCIYLKIFLVAQRQARSIQSTTFQNQNSGAVASKSERKAFRTLAIVMGVFLCCWTPFFLCNVFSPLLGDSSPSLLMGTTIIGYSNSSLNPIVYAFFYSWFRRAFKMIAFGSIFKTESSNTKLVLE